A window of Chlorocebus sabaeus isolate Y175 chromosome 14, mChlSab1.0.hap1, whole genome shotgun sequence contains these coding sequences:
- the AUP1 gene encoding lipid droplet-regulating VLDL assembly factor AUP1 isoform X5 — translation MELPSGPGPERLFDSHRFVVRTMCAVLGLVARQEDSGLRDHSVRVLISNHVTPFDHNIVNLLTTCSTPLLNSPPSFVCWSRGFMEMDGRGELVESLKRFCASTRLPPTPLLLFPEEEATNGREGLLRFSSWPFSIQDVVQPLTLQVQRPLVSVTVSDASWVSELLWSLFVPFTVYQVRWLRPVHRQLGEANEEFALRVQQLVAKELGQTGTRLTPADKAEHMKRQRHPRLRPQSAQSSFPPSPGPSPDVQLATLAQRVKEVLPHVPLGVIQRDLAKTGCVDLTITNLLEGAVAFMPEDITKGTQSLPTASAPKFPSSGPVTPQPTALTFAKSSWARQESLQERKQALYEYARRRFTERRAQEAD, via the exons ATGGAGCTTCCCTCAGGGCCGGGGCCGGAGCGGCTCTTTGACTCGCACCG GTTCGTAGTGCGGACCATGTGTGCGGTGCTGGGGCTCGTGGCCCGGCAGGAGGACTCCGGACTCCGGGATCACAGTGTCAGGGTCCTCATTTCCAACCACGTGACACCTTTCGACCACAACATAGTCAATTTGCTCACCACCTGTAGCACC CCTCTACTTAATAGTCCCCCCAGCTTTGTGTGCTGGTCTCGGGGCTTCATGGAGATGGATGGGCGGGGGGAGTTGGTGGAGTCACTCAAGAGATTCTGTGCTTCCACGAGGCTTCCCCCCACTCCTCTGCTGCTATTCCCTGAGGAAGAGGCCACCAATGGCCGGGAGGGGCTCCTGCGCTTCAG TTCCTGGCCATTTTCTATCCAAGATGTGGTACAGCCTCTTACCCTGCAAGTTCAGAGACCCTTGGTCTCTGTG ACGGTGTCAGACGCCTCCTGGGTCTCAGAACTGCTGTGGTCACTTTTCGTCCCTTTCACGGTGTATCAAGTAAG GTGGCTTCGTCCCGTTCATCGCCAGCTAGGGGAAGCGAATGAGGAGTTTGCACTCCGTGTACAACAG CTGGTGGCCAAGGAATTGGGCCAGACAGGGACACGGCTCACTCCAGCTGACAAAGCAGAACACATGAAGCGACAAAGACACCCCAGATTGCGCCCCCAGTCAG cccagtcttctttccctccctcccctggtcCTTCTCCTGATGTGCAACTGGCAACTCTGGCTCAGAGAGTTAAGGAAGTTTTGCCCCATGTGCCATTGGGTGTCATCCAGAGAGACCTGG ccAAGACTGGCTGTGTAGACTTGACTATCACTAATCTGCTTGAGGGAGCCGTAGCTTTCATGCCTGAAGACATCACCAAGGGAACTCAGTCCCTACCCACAGCCTCTGCCCCCAAG TTCCCCAGCTCTGGCCCGGTGACCCCTCAGCCAACAGCCCTAACATTTGCCAAGTCTTCCTGGGCCCGGCAGGAGAGCCTGCAGGAGCGCAAGCAAGCACTATATGAATACGCAAGAAG GAGATTCACAGAGAGACGAGCCCAGGAGGCTGACTGA
- the AUP1 gene encoding lipid droplet-regulating VLDL assembly factor AUP1 isoform X4: MELPSGPGPERLFDSHRFVVRTMCAVLGLVARQEDSGLRDHSVRVLISNHVTPFDHNIVNLLTTCSTPLLNSPPSFVCWSRGFMEMDGRGELVESLKRFCASTRLPPTPLLLFPEEEATNGREGLLRFSSWPFSIQDVVQPLTLQVQRPLVSVTVSDASWVSELLWSLFVPFTVYQVRWLRPVHRQLGEANEEFALRVQQLVAKELGQTGTRLTPADKAEHMKRQRHPRLRPQSAQSSFPPSPGPSPDVQLATLAQRVKEVLPHVPLGVIQRDLAKTGCVDLTITNLLEGAVAFMPEDITKGTQSLPTASAPKVRPRKWSDPSLAFPSSGPVTPQPTALTFAKSSWARQESLQERKQALYEYARRRFTERRAQEAD; the protein is encoded by the exons ATGGAGCTTCCCTCAGGGCCGGGGCCGGAGCGGCTCTTTGACTCGCACCG GTTCGTAGTGCGGACCATGTGTGCGGTGCTGGGGCTCGTGGCCCGGCAGGAGGACTCCGGACTCCGGGATCACAGTGTCAGGGTCCTCATTTCCAACCACGTGACACCTTTCGACCACAACATAGTCAATTTGCTCACCACCTGTAGCACC CCTCTACTTAATAGTCCCCCCAGCTTTGTGTGCTGGTCTCGGGGCTTCATGGAGATGGATGGGCGGGGGGAGTTGGTGGAGTCACTCAAGAGATTCTGTGCTTCCACGAGGCTTCCCCCCACTCCTCTGCTGCTATTCCCTGAGGAAGAGGCCACCAATGGCCGGGAGGGGCTCCTGCGCTTCAG TTCCTGGCCATTTTCTATCCAAGATGTGGTACAGCCTCTTACCCTGCAAGTTCAGAGACCCTTGGTCTCTGTG ACGGTGTCAGACGCCTCCTGGGTCTCAGAACTGCTGTGGTCACTTTTCGTCCCTTTCACGGTGTATCAAGTAAG GTGGCTTCGTCCCGTTCATCGCCAGCTAGGGGAAGCGAATGAGGAGTTTGCACTCCGTGTACAACAG CTGGTGGCCAAGGAATTGGGCCAGACAGGGACACGGCTCACTCCAGCTGACAAAGCAGAACACATGAAGCGACAAAGACACCCCAGATTGCGCCCCCAGTCAG cccagtcttctttccctccctcccctggtcCTTCTCCTGATGTGCAACTGGCAACTCTGGCTCAGAGAGTTAAGGAAGTTTTGCCCCATGTGCCATTGGGTGTCATCCAGAGAGACCTGG ccAAGACTGGCTGTGTAGACTTGACTATCACTAATCTGCTTGAGGGAGCCGTAGCTTTCATGCCTGAAGACATCACCAAGGGAACTCAGTCCCTACCCACAGCCTCTGCCCCCAAGGTGAGACCCAGGAAATGGTCAGATCCAAGTCTTGCG TTCCCCAGCTCTGGCCCGGTGACCCCTCAGCCAACAGCCCTAACATTTGCCAAGTCTTCCTGGGCCCGGCAGGAGAGCCTGCAGGAGCGCAAGCAAGCACTATATGAATACGCAAGAAG GAGATTCACAGAGAGACGAGCCCAGGAGGCTGACTGA
- the AUP1 gene encoding lipid droplet-regulating VLDL assembly factor AUP1 isoform X3, whose product MELPSGPGPERLFDSHRLPGDCFLLLALLLYAPVGFCLLVLRLFLGIHVFLVSCALPDSVLRRFVVRTMCAVLGLVARQEDSGLRDHSVRVLISNHVTPFDHNIVNLLTTCSTPLLNSPPSFVCWSRGFMEMDGRGELVESLKRFCASTRLPPTPLLLFPEEEATNGREGLLRFSSWPFSIQDVVQPLTLQVQRPLVSVTVSDASWVSELLWSLFVPFTVYQVRWLRPVHRQLGEANEEFALRVQQLVAKELGQTGTRLTPADKAEHMKRQRHPRLRPQSAQSSFPPSPGPSPDVQLATLAQRVKEVLPHVPLGVIQRDLAKTGCVDLTITNLLEGAVAFMPEDITKGTQSLPTASAPKFPSSGPVTPQPTALTFAKSSWARQESLQERKQALYEYARRRFTERRAQEAD is encoded by the exons ATGGAGCTTCCCTCAGGGCCGGGGCCGGAGCGGCTCTTTGACTCGCACCG GCTCCCGGGTGACTGCTTCCTGCTGCTCGCGCTGCTGCTCTACGCGCCGGTCGGGTTCTGCCTCCTCGTCCTGCGCCTCTTTCTCGGGATTCACGTCTTCCTGGTCAGCTGCGCGCTGCCAGACAGCGTCCTTCGCAG GTTCGTAGTGCGGACCATGTGTGCGGTGCTGGGGCTCGTGGCCCGGCAGGAGGACTCCGGACTCCGGGATCACAGTGTCAGGGTCCTCATTTCCAACCACGTGACACCTTTCGACCACAACATAGTCAATTTGCTCACCACCTGTAGCACC CCTCTACTTAATAGTCCCCCCAGCTTTGTGTGCTGGTCTCGGGGCTTCATGGAGATGGATGGGCGGGGGGAGTTGGTGGAGTCACTCAAGAGATTCTGTGCTTCCACGAGGCTTCCCCCCACTCCTCTGCTGCTATTCCCTGAGGAAGAGGCCACCAATGGCCGGGAGGGGCTCCTGCGCTTCAG TTCCTGGCCATTTTCTATCCAAGATGTGGTACAGCCTCTTACCCTGCAAGTTCAGAGACCCTTGGTCTCTGTG ACGGTGTCAGACGCCTCCTGGGTCTCAGAACTGCTGTGGTCACTTTTCGTCCCTTTCACGGTGTATCAAGTAAG GTGGCTTCGTCCCGTTCATCGCCAGCTAGGGGAAGCGAATGAGGAGTTTGCACTCCGTGTACAACAG CTGGTGGCCAAGGAATTGGGCCAGACAGGGACACGGCTCACTCCAGCTGACAAAGCAGAACACATGAAGCGACAAAGACACCCCAGATTGCGCCCCCAGTCAG cccagtcttctttccctccctcccctggtcCTTCTCCTGATGTGCAACTGGCAACTCTGGCTCAGAGAGTTAAGGAAGTTTTGCCCCATGTGCCATTGGGTGTCATCCAGAGAGACCTGG ccAAGACTGGCTGTGTAGACTTGACTATCACTAATCTGCTTGAGGGAGCCGTAGCTTTCATGCCTGAAGACATCACCAAGGGAACTCAGTCCCTACCCACAGCCTCTGCCCCCAAG TTCCCCAGCTCTGGCCCGGTGACCCCTCAGCCAACAGCCCTAACATTTGCCAAGTCTTCCTGGGCCCGGCAGGAGAGCCTGCAGGAGCGCAAGCAAGCACTATATGAATACGCAAGAAG GAGATTCACAGAGAGACGAGCCCAGGAGGCTGACTGA
- the AUP1 gene encoding lipid droplet-regulating VLDL assembly factor AUP1 isoform X2: MELPSGPGPERLFDSHRLPGDCFLLLALLLYAPVGFCLLVLRLFLGIHVFLVSCALPDSVLRRFVVRTMCAVLGLVARQEDSGLRDHSVRVLISNHVTPFDHNIVNLLTTCSTPLLNSPPSFVCWSRGFMEMDGRGELVESLKRFCASTRLPPTPLLLFPEEEATNGREGLLRFSSWPFSIQDVVQPLTLQVQRPLVSVTVSDASWVSELLWSLFVPFTVYQVRWLRPVHRQLGEANEEFALRVQQLVAKELGQTGTRLTPADKAEHMKRQRHPRLRPQSAQSSFPPSPGPSPDVQLATLAQRVKEVLPHVPLGVIQRDLAKTGCVDLTITNLLEGAVAFMPEDITKGTQSLPTASAPKVRPRKWSDPSLAFPSSGPVTPQPTALTFAKSSWARQESLQERKQALYEYARRRFTERRAQEAD; the protein is encoded by the exons ATGGAGCTTCCCTCAGGGCCGGGGCCGGAGCGGCTCTTTGACTCGCACCG GCTCCCGGGTGACTGCTTCCTGCTGCTCGCGCTGCTGCTCTACGCGCCGGTCGGGTTCTGCCTCCTCGTCCTGCGCCTCTTTCTCGGGATTCACGTCTTCCTGGTCAGCTGCGCGCTGCCAGACAGCGTCCTTCGCAG GTTCGTAGTGCGGACCATGTGTGCGGTGCTGGGGCTCGTGGCCCGGCAGGAGGACTCCGGACTCCGGGATCACAGTGTCAGGGTCCTCATTTCCAACCACGTGACACCTTTCGACCACAACATAGTCAATTTGCTCACCACCTGTAGCACC CCTCTACTTAATAGTCCCCCCAGCTTTGTGTGCTGGTCTCGGGGCTTCATGGAGATGGATGGGCGGGGGGAGTTGGTGGAGTCACTCAAGAGATTCTGTGCTTCCACGAGGCTTCCCCCCACTCCTCTGCTGCTATTCCCTGAGGAAGAGGCCACCAATGGCCGGGAGGGGCTCCTGCGCTTCAG TTCCTGGCCATTTTCTATCCAAGATGTGGTACAGCCTCTTACCCTGCAAGTTCAGAGACCCTTGGTCTCTGTG ACGGTGTCAGACGCCTCCTGGGTCTCAGAACTGCTGTGGTCACTTTTCGTCCCTTTCACGGTGTATCAAGTAAG GTGGCTTCGTCCCGTTCATCGCCAGCTAGGGGAAGCGAATGAGGAGTTTGCACTCCGTGTACAACAG CTGGTGGCCAAGGAATTGGGCCAGACAGGGACACGGCTCACTCCAGCTGACAAAGCAGAACACATGAAGCGACAAAGACACCCCAGATTGCGCCCCCAGTCAG cccagtcttctttccctccctcccctggtcCTTCTCCTGATGTGCAACTGGCAACTCTGGCTCAGAGAGTTAAGGAAGTTTTGCCCCATGTGCCATTGGGTGTCATCCAGAGAGACCTGG ccAAGACTGGCTGTGTAGACTTGACTATCACTAATCTGCTTGAGGGAGCCGTAGCTTTCATGCCTGAAGACATCACCAAGGGAACTCAGTCCCTACCCACAGCCTCTGCCCCCAAGGTGAGACCCAGGAAATGGTCAGATCCAAGTCTTGCG TTCCCCAGCTCTGGCCCGGTGACCCCTCAGCCAACAGCCCTAACATTTGCCAAGTCTTCCTGGGCCCGGCAGGAGAGCCTGCAGGAGCGCAAGCAAGCACTATATGAATACGCAAGAAG GAGATTCACAGAGAGACGAGCCCAGGAGGCTGACTGA
- the AUP1 gene encoding lipid droplet-regulating VLDL assembly factor AUP1 isoform X1 produces the protein MPKDSAFPGAPAARREDGGGDGRALLKQQLWSFPQGRGRSGSLTRTGSRVTASCCSRCCSTRRSGSASSSCASFSGFTSSWSAARCQTASFAGSDAGVWGVSKLGLARGHTVTTACVPRFVVRTMCAVLGLVARQEDSGLRDHSVRVLISNHVTPFDHNIVNLLTTCSTPLLNSPPSFVCWSRGFMEMDGRGELVESLKRFCASTRLPPTPLLLFPEEEATNGREGLLRFSSWPFSIQDVVQPLTLQVQRPLVSVTVSDASWVSELLWSLFVPFTVYQVRWLRPVHRQLGEANEEFALRVQQLVAKELGQTGTRLTPADKAEHMKRQRHPRLRPQSAQSSFPPSPGPSPDVQLATLAQRVKEVLPHVPLGVIQRDLAKTGCVDLTITNLLEGAVAFMPEDITKGTQSLPTASAPKFPSSGPVTPQPTALTFAKSSWARQESLQERKQALYEYARRRFTERRAQEAD, from the exons ATGCCCAAAGACTCCGCCTTCCCAGGAGCCCCTGCGGCCAGGCGCGAAGATGGCGGCGGCGACGGCCGGGCGCTCCTGAAGCAGCAGTTATGGAGCTTCCCTCAGGGCCGGGGCCGGAGCGGCTCTTTGACTCGCACCG GCTCCCGGGTGACTGCTTCCTGCTGCTCGCGCTGCTGCTCTACGCGCCGGTCGGGTTCTGCCTCCTCGTCCTGCGCCTCTTTCTCGGGATTCACGTCTTCCTGGTCAGCTGCGCGCTGCCAGACAGCGTCCTTCGCAGGTTCCGACGCGGGCGTTTGGGGAGTGTCAAAGCTGGGCCTGGCCCGAGGCCACACAGTCACCACCGCCTGTGTCCCCAGGTTCGTAGTGCGGACCATGTGTGCGGTGCTGGGGCTCGTGGCCCGGCAGGAGGACTCCGGACTCCGGGATCACAGTGTCAGGGTCCTCATTTCCAACCACGTGACACCTTTCGACCACAACATAGTCAATTTGCTCACCACCTGTAGCACC CCTCTACTTAATAGTCCCCCCAGCTTTGTGTGCTGGTCTCGGGGCTTCATGGAGATGGATGGGCGGGGGGAGTTGGTGGAGTCACTCAAGAGATTCTGTGCTTCCACGAGGCTTCCCCCCACTCCTCTGCTGCTATTCCCTGAGGAAGAGGCCACCAATGGCCGGGAGGGGCTCCTGCGCTTCAG TTCCTGGCCATTTTCTATCCAAGATGTGGTACAGCCTCTTACCCTGCAAGTTCAGAGACCCTTGGTCTCTGTG ACGGTGTCAGACGCCTCCTGGGTCTCAGAACTGCTGTGGTCACTTTTCGTCCCTTTCACGGTGTATCAAGTAAG GTGGCTTCGTCCCGTTCATCGCCAGCTAGGGGAAGCGAATGAGGAGTTTGCACTCCGTGTACAACAG CTGGTGGCCAAGGAATTGGGCCAGACAGGGACACGGCTCACTCCAGCTGACAAAGCAGAACACATGAAGCGACAAAGACACCCCAGATTGCGCCCCCAGTCAG cccagtcttctttccctccctcccctggtcCTTCTCCTGATGTGCAACTGGCAACTCTGGCTCAGAGAGTTAAGGAAGTTTTGCCCCATGTGCCATTGGGTGTCATCCAGAGAGACCTGG ccAAGACTGGCTGTGTAGACTTGACTATCACTAATCTGCTTGAGGGAGCCGTAGCTTTCATGCCTGAAGACATCACCAAGGGAACTCAGTCCCTACCCACAGCCTCTGCCCCCAAG TTCCCCAGCTCTGGCCCGGTGACCCCTCAGCCAACAGCCCTAACATTTGCCAAGTCTTCCTGGGCCCGGCAGGAGAGCCTGCAGGAGCGCAAGCAAGCACTATATGAATACGCAAGAAG GAGATTCACAGAGAGACGAGCCCAGGAGGCTGACTGA
- the HTRA2 gene encoding serine protease HTRA2, mitochondrial has protein sequence MAAPRAGRGAGWSLRAWRALGGIRWGRRPRLTPDLRALLTSGTSDPRARVTYGTPSLWARLCVGVTEPRACLTSGTPGPRAQLTAVTPDTRTREASENSGTRSRAWLAVALGAGGAVLLLLWGGGRGPPAVLAAVPGPPPASPRSQYNFIADVVEKTAPAVVYIEILDRHPFLGREVPISNGSGFVVAADGLIVTNAHVVADRRRVRVRLLSGDTYEAVVTAVDPVADIATLRIQTKEPLPTLPLGRSADVRQGEFVVAMGSPFALQNTITSGIVSSAQRPARDLGLPQTNVEYIQTDAAIDFGNSGGPLVNLDGEVIGVNTMKVTAGISFAIPSDRLREFLHRGEKKNSSSGISGSQRRYIGVMMLTLSPSILAELQLREPSFPDVQHGVLIHKVILGSPAHRAGLRPGDVILAIGGQMVQNAEDVYEAVRTQSQLAVQIRRGRETLTLYVTPEVTE, from the exons ATGGCTGCGCCGAGGGCGGGGCGGGGTGCAGGCTGGAGCCTTCGGGCATGGCGGGCTTTGGGGGGCATTCGCTGGGGGAGGAGACCCCGGTTGACCCCTGACCTCCGGGCCCTGCTGACGTCAGGAACTTCTGACCCCCGGGCCCGAGTGACTTATGGGACCCCCAGTCTCTGGGCCCGGTTGTGTGTTGGGGTCACTGAACCCCGAGCATGTCTGACGTCTGGGACCCCGGGTCCCCGGGCACAACTGACTGCGGTGACCCCAGATACCAGGACCCGGGAGGCCTCAGAGAACTCTGGAACCCGTTCGCGCGCGTGGCTGGCTGTGGCACTGGGCGCTGGGGGGGCAGTGCTGTTGTTGTTGTGGGGCGGGGGTCGGGGTCCTCCGGCCGTCCTCGCCGCCGTCCCTGGCCCGCCGCCCGCTTCTCCCCGGAGTCAGTACAACTTCATCGCAGATGTGGTGGAGAAGACAGCACCTGCCGTGGTCTATATCGAGATCCTGGACCG GCACCCTTTCTTGGGCCGTGAAGTCCCTATCTCGAACGGCTCAGGATTCGTGGTGGCTGCCGATGGGCTCATTGTCACCAACGCCCATGTGGTGGCTGATCGGCGCAGAGTCCGTGTGAGACTGCTTAGCGGCGACACGTATGAGGCCGTGGTCACAGCTGTGGATCCCGTGGCAGACATCGCAACGCTGAGGATTCAGACTAAG GAGCCTCTCCCCACACTGCCTCTGGGACGCTCAGCTGATGTCCGGCAAGGGGAGTTTGTTGTTGCCATGGGAAGTCCCTTTGCACTGCAGAACACGATCACATCCGGCATTGTTAGCTCTGCTCAGCGTCCAGCCAGAGACCTGGGACTCCCCCAAACCAATGTGGAATACATTCAGACGGATGCAGCTATTGAT TTTGGGAACTCTGGAGGTCCCCTGGTTAACCTG GATGGAGAGGTGATTGGAGTGAACACCATGAAGGTCACAGCTGGAATCTCCTTTGCCATCCCTTCTGATCGCCTTCGAGAGTTTCTGCATCGTGGGGAAAAGAAGA ATTCCTCCTCTGGAATCAGTGGGTCCCAGCGACGCTACATTGGGGTGATGATGCTGACCCTGAGTCCCAG CATCCTTGCTGAACTACAGCTTCGAGAACCAAGCTTTCCCGATGTTCAGCATGGTGTACTCATCCATAAAGTCATCCTGGGCTCCCCTGCACACCG GGCTGGTCTGCGGCCTGGTGATGTGATTTTGGCCATTGGGGGGCAGATGGTACAAAATGCTGAAGATGTTTATGAAGCTGTTCGAACCCAATCCCAGCTGGCAGTGCAGATCCGGCGGGGACGAGAAACACTGACCTTATATGTGACCCCTGAGGTCACAGAATGA
- the LOXL3 gene encoding lysyl oxidase homolog 3 isoform X5, translating into MGQGMGAIHLSEVRCSGQELSLWKCPHKNITAEDCSHSQDAGVRCNLPYTGAETRIRLSGGRSQHEGRVEVQIGGPGPLRWGLICGDDWGTLEAMVACRQLGLGYANHGLQETWYWDSGNITEVVMSGVRCTGTELSLDQCAHHGTHTTCKRTGTRFTAGVICSETASDLLLHSALVQETAYIEDRPLHMLYCAAEENCLASSARSANWPYGHRRLLRFSSQIHNLGRADFRPKAGRHSWVWHECHGHYHSMDIFTHYDILTPNGTKVAEGHKASFCLEDTECQEDVSKRYECANFGEQGITVGCWDLYRHDIDCQWIDITDVKPGNYILQVVINPNFEVAESDFTNNAMKCNCKYDGHRIWVHNCHIGDAFSEEANRRFERYPGQTSNQII; encoded by the exons ATGGGGCAGG GCATGGGTGCTATCCACCTGAGTGAAGTTCGCTGCTCTGGACAGGAGCTCTCCCTCTGGAAGTGCCCCCACAAGAACATCACAGCTGAGGATTGTTCGCATAGCCAGGATGCCGGGGTCCGGTGCAACCTACCTTACACTGGGGCGGAGACCAGG ATCCGACTCAGTGGGGGCCGCAGCCAACATGAGGGGCGAGTCGAGGTGCAAATAGGGGGACCTGGGCCCCTTCGCTGGGGCCTCATCTGTGGGGATGACTGGGGGACCCTGGAGGCCATGGTGGCCTGTAGGCAACTAGGTCTGGGCTACGCCAACCACGGCCTGCAG GAGACCTGGTACTGGGACTCTGGGAATATAACAGAAGTGGTGATGAGTGGAGTGCGCTGCACGGGGACTGAGCTGTCCCTGGATCAGTGTGCCCATCATGGCACCCACACTACCTGCAAGAGGACAGGGACCCGCTTCACTGCTGGAGTCATCTGTTCTGAGA CTGCATCGGATCTGCTGCTGCACTCAGCATTGGTGCAGGAAACCGCCTATATTGAAGACCGGCCCCTGCATATGTTGTACTGTGCTGCGGAAGAGAACTGCCTGGCCAGCTCAGCCCGCTCAGCCAACTGGCCCTATGGTCACCGGCGTCTACTCCGATTCTCCTCCCAGATCCACAACCTGGGACGAGCTGACTTCAGGCCCAAGGCTGGGCGCCACTCCTGGGTGTGGCACGAGTGCCATGG GCATTACCACAGCATGGACATCTTCACTCACTATGATATCCTCACCCCAAATGGCACCAAGGTAGCTGAGGGCCACAAAGCTAGTTTCTGTCTCGAAGACACTGAGTGTCAGGAGG ATGTCTCCAAGAGATATGAGTGTGCCAACTTTGGAGAGCAAGGCATCACTGTGGGTTGCTGGGATCTCTACCGGCATGACATTGACTGTCAGTGGATTGATATCACAGATGTGAAGCCAGGAAACTACATTCTCCAG GTTGTCATCAACCCAAATTTTGAAGTAGCAGAGAGTGACTTTACCAACAATGCAATGAAATGTAACTGCAAATATGATGGACATCGAATCTGGGTGCACAACTGCCACATTG GTGATGCCTTCAGTGAAGAGGCCAACAGGAGGTTTGAACGCTACCCTGGCCAGACCAGCAACCAGATTATCTAA